One Patescibacteria group bacterium genomic window, TCGTCACCGTGCCGCCGACGATGAAGTAAATGACCAGATTTTTCAGTTGGTCGGTCATAAGCTCGAGATCAATGATCGTATTATAGCAAGAGTCTGGTGATCAATGCCGCCGGGCGCGAGCGATGAAAAAACCGTCCGTTCGGCCGGGCGGTCGGCGCTAGCCGTTACGGAACGATGTAGGGCGCTTCGCGTTTGCCGGTCTTCGAGGCGACATGCGCGATCACTTTGCGGATCGTCTCTGGCGCCACGCCGTAGCGCTTCGCGATCGTCCGTGCCGCCAGTCGACGGTCCCAGATGCCGGCGAGGATGATGTCGATGGTCAGATAGTCGACGCCGAGCTCGCCTTCGTCGGTCTGGTCGGCCCAGAGTTCGGCGGTCGGTTTGCGTTTGAGGACGCTCTCCGGCAGGCCGAGCTGGGCGGCGAGCGCGTAGATCTGGACCTTGAAAAGATCGAGGAACGGTTCGAGCCCGGAGATGTTGTCACCGCCGATGGTGTAGTAGGCGAGGAGGTGCTCGGTCCGGTTCTCGGTGCCGATGAGGATGCCGCCGAACAGCGAGCATGTGTGTTCGAGGATCTTCATCCGCTCGCGGGCGGCCATGTTGCCGCGCTGGAGCGCGGAGTCGCCGCGCTCGCCGAGGACGTCCTTGGCGGCGCGCCAGCTCGCTTCCACCGCTTCGCCGATGTTGACGGTGTGGACGTTCACATCGGGGATGCCGAGCGCGGCCGCGATTTCGCCGGCGATCGTCACGGATTCGGTCGCGGGTCCGCAGGGCAGCCGGAGCACGATGACGTTCTCGGGTCCGATGGCTCTGGTCACGAGCGCTGCGGCCACGGCGGAATCGATGCCGCCCGAGAGTCCGATCACAGCTTTCTTGAAGCCGTGGCGCTGGAAATATTTCCGGATGAGTTTGGTTTTGGCCGCGATGAGCTTGTCGGCTTTTTGGGGCGGGAGCCGCAAATAATCCGGCGCTTTGGCCGGGTCGAGATAGGTGCGGTTGTCCTTGCGGCCATGTTTTGTCATAATCATAATTTTTCCTTCAATTCTTTACTCTCCCAAACTCTGTCACGCCGTTCGAGAGCGACATATCTCCGTCTCTCCCGCACTCCTGCACTCCAGCACTCCGTCACTTCTTAATCCAATCTTATTTTCAGGCTTTTATCGGAGGTCTGTCAAGCGGATCCGGTGCAAGCCTGTCGTCGGGCGTTCGGCGGATTTGGCAAATTGACCTTTGAACCGGAAACAAGTAGTTTGATGGCGTCATCTGCCAGAGCAGCAGCGTATCACAGAATGGAGGTCAGTCATGGGACGTTCATTGAAAGAGAAGATTGCCACATCAGGATCGGGTCTCGTTCGCCGGATCCGCCGCTGGCTCGTTTCACCGCTCGCCGAATTTCAGGAACTGCGGCGCCAGCGCGCTCTGGTCAAACGCCAGTTGCAATATGCTCTGGCGACCCAGTATCTTGTCGGGCAATTGCGGTACCACGGCATCGAGGTGCTGGAATATGAGCCCGGCGATCACGGACCCAGAGTTCGGGCCAGAGTGCATCCGGAACAGTCCTGGGTCTACTGCCTCATCTATTCCGCCGTACGGCAGCATTTTCCCGGACTCACGGAAGCCGAACTCTGCGACGGGGCGGAACCGGGCGAACTCCTGACCGCGGCTCACGGTTTTCGCCGACGCGACCAGCCCGCCAGCAATAATTGAACAGCTTCGTTTTTTCGATCTTCGGACGGCCTTGGGCCGTCTTTTTTTAGAAGTGACGGAGTCAGGAAGTGTAGGAGAGACGGAGTCGTTGAGAGATTCTCCCGAACTCCGTCTCTCCCTGACTTCGTCTCTCACAAAAAACCCCGCAGCGGAATGCTGCGGGGCGTAGAGTCGAAAGAACCTACTTGGAGGAGCCGCGAACGAGCGCAATCAAGTCCTTGAAGGGCTTGCCGCGGTCGATGAGCGATCCCTCGACGGGTTCTTTGGTGTAGAAGGTCGCTTCGGTGGCGATGATGCGCTTGTCGGACGATTCGATGCGGATGAAGCCCACGCCGGTATCAACGGTCTTGAGCTTGTGATCCTCGAAGGCCGAACCACGCTTGATCGTACCGAGCTCCAGACAGACGCGCTGCCCGAGGTGGGCATCCCACATCTCGAGATGTTCGCTGACGTGGAAGTTGGCGCCCACGACGAGCTGGCTTTCCGCCGCCATCTCAAGCATCTCCTGCGGCCGGAGCGAAGTGGTCTTGGCCCGGCTCATGTGCGGATGCATGACGGAGACGCGGAGGCCGGACGGGAGATCGAACTCGCCGTTTTCCGGTTCCACGATCTTGCCGTTCACGAGTCCCATGAGGTGCGGAACATAGTACCCCTTCGCGTTGAGCAGGTCGGCGATCGCCTCGTAGACGCGCGTGGCGATGACATGTTTCATCACCACGAGCGGCGTGTGGCCGTCCCGGAGCGACCACAGGTCGTGGTTGCCGGGGATGACGACGAATGTCGGCAGCGACTGCTCGCAGATGCGAGCGATCTGGTCGGCCGCGGCGGTGCCGGAAGAGAGCTTCTCGATAGCCGTGTTGAAGCGGTGGTGGAAGACCTTCAGCAAGACCTTGGCGACGAGTTCGCCAGCCAGGGTCTCCTGCTCGGTGACGTTCATGGCCGCGTAGATCTCATCGAGGTATTTGTAACCTTCGACGAGGTCGCCGGCGCCGATGAGCATCTGCGCATCGCGTTCGATGATGGCTTTGGGCAGGGTATCGAGGAAATATCGGATGTCGGTCCGGATCGAGCCGGCGTGCAGACAACCGAACGCCACGATGGAGTCAGTGTGACACTCCTGAACCAGGGCCGGATAACGCAGATTTTCGCGCATCCAGTAGCTGTCGAAGTCCCAGCGTTTGGACTGGCTGTCGAAGCGCAGTCCGGGCCAGTTCTTCGGCTGCTTGCCGTAGCGGTTCGCGAGCGGCTTGAGTTCGGCTTCGACCGTCTCGCGGCTGAGCTTGGCAGCATCAGCCAGGAGGCCGGCGGACATCCGCCCGTGCTCCTTGAGGAGCGTGAGCAGCTTCTGCTGGCGCGGGGTCAGGCTCTTCGGCAACTCGATGTACGAGCGTTCGAGGCGCACGTAATCCTTGAAGCTGAAGCTCTTGACCACGGGGTCGCTGCGGTCGCGATGGACCGTCATGACGCGGACGCCGATCTGGTTCTCGTTGACCCGCACTTCCTGCAGACGATGCAGCACCGGGACCGAAACGTACGGCCGGGGCAGTTCGCCTGAAGGCTTGGTGATGGTCGCGCCGAAACAGCCGACGGCCTGGATGTCCGGGAGCTCGCGGGAGCTCTGGCGGCGCTTGTCTTTGAGGACGCGCTCGATCGGCGTCGAGAAGTAGTCGCCCCGCATCCACACGGATTTTTCGGGAACGAGCACTTCGACGACCTTGCCAGCCTGTTTGATGGGTAGGCGGTCGCCGCCGGTCTGGTAGACGCGGATGTCAGTGTTGCGCAGCTCTGCGAGGAGCTGGGCCACGGACTCACCGATCTCGCCGTCGTACGCCGGACTCGGGAAGATATACAACTTGATCTTCTCGCCCTTGGCGTTCGTGAAGACGGGGAGGGACTTGGCAAGGCGTTCGGCCATGCGGTCGGGTTCGAACTCATCGAGATACGACTGGAACCGCGCTGCCGTGGCTTCAAGCATCTCGATGTCCTTCGAATCGGCCGTGACGGGCTCGGCGTCCTTCTTGGTTCGGCGCTTGCCGGCGGCCTTGTTGGGCTTTCGCGCTGTCGGCTTCTTGGTCGTGGCCGCGGCTTCCGCCTTGGCCTGCGCCTTCTCGTCTTTCTGGATCCGCTTGATCAGCTTGTTGATCTCGTTGATCCGCCTCTTGAGCTTCAGCGTCTTCTCCCGGACGTACCGGGCGGCGATGAGACCGCCAGCGAGGACGACGAAGTGGACGTCTTCGCGGCTGAACGTTTCGGCGGCCTGCTCGAGCAGGGCCTGGCGATAACCGTCGCTCGGAAAATCAATCCGGGAAATCAGACCGATGCGGGTCGACGAACCACTGCTATTGTCGGTGGGCATCATGTCGTGCCTCCTTTGGGGTTTGGTTGTCAAAGTACTGCTGGCGCCGGATGCGCCGCCTCGCGGCCTTCGCGAGGTTCATAGCACCTTAGAAAGAAGGCGAGGTTTTGTCAATCGGATTTTTAGGCCGGGGCATCTTGCCAAAAAGCCGAAAATAGTGTATGGTCTCATGAACTGATTTTTCGTTGATCAGGCCAAATTTGAGGCTATGAAGACCGTCGAATCGGTAACTGAAGGGCATCCGGATAAAGTCTGCGACCAGATCGCTGACGCTATTTTGGATGCGTACCTGACACGCGACCCCGCGAGTCGCGTGGCGGTGGAGGTTTTGGGCACCCACGGGGCGCTCATCATCGGCGGCGAGGTCACTTCGCGCGCGACCGTCGATCCGGGCCAGATCGCGTCCAAGGTCTACAAGGAGATCGGCTACGACGACGATCTCGAGGTTTTCGTGAACATTGATGAGCAGTCGCCGGACATCGCCAAGGGCGTGGACGGCGGCGGCGCCGGCGACCAGGGGATCATGTATGGCTACGCCACGGCCGAGACCAAAGAATATCTGCCGCCGCCGGTGGTACTCGCACAACGCCTGGCTTGGGGGCTCACGGATCTCCGCAAGAACAATCCGGATTTTTCCTGGCTGCGTCCGGACGGCAAGACCCAGGTGACGATCGATCAGGGTCGGCCGGTGGCGATCGTCGTGTCCGCGCAGCACGCCGAAGAGATCGATGCCGCCGCGATGCGGCA contains:
- the metK gene encoding methionine adenosyltransferase, producing MKTVESVTEGHPDKVCDQIADAILDAYLTRDPASRVAVEVLGTHGALIIGGEVTSRATVDPGQIASKVYKEIGYDDDLEVFVNIDEQSPDIAKGVDGGGAGDQGIMYGYATAETKEYLPPPVVLAQRLAWGLTDLRKNNPDFSWLRPDGKTQVTIDQGRPVAIVVSAQHAEEIDAAAMRQLLLKNLIAPLVDDARRTSVYINATGSFVRGGFAADTGLTGRKIMVDTYGGLIPHGGGAFSGKDPTKVDRSAAYMARFAAKNVVANGVAKSCLISVAYVIGKEEPLMLRAVSGDGRDLSGYVNQHFDFRPRAIIERLNLRRPIYRPTAAYGHFGRDEFPWEHIVLD
- the nadE gene encoding NAD(+) synthase, which gives rise to MTKHGRKDNRTYLDPAKAPDYLRLPPQKADKLIAAKTKLIRKYFQRHGFKKAVIGLSGGIDSAVAAALVTRAIGPENVIVLRLPCGPATESVTIAGEIAAALGIPDVNVHTVNIGEAVEASWRAAKDVLGERGDSALQRGNMAARERMKILEHTCSLFGGILIGTENRTEHLLAYYTIGGDNISGLEPFLDLFKVQIYALAAQLGLPESVLKRKPTAELWADQTDEGELGVDYLTIDIILAGIWDRRLAARTIAKRYGVAPETIRKVIAHVASKTGKREAPYIVP